From Triplophysa dalaica isolate WHDGS20190420 chromosome 24, ASM1584641v1, whole genome shotgun sequence:
ATAAAACGAGACAAAAAAATAACCATGTTGGTAGTGATCTATGGACAGTTGTCATCACATTAAGTATCACTTAATGTGAAATCTAGCCAAGCTTTACTTAACAAACGTAGCCATGTGTTGTGTTATTGATATATGTTGTATAATTACGCATTTGACATACACCATAAGATGAGTCAAAAGTCAAAGGTCAATTGTAGCCCATGGTACCATTTTGAGAACAGCCGTGTGTAATGTCAATCATAACACCTTCTCAATGTTAAAACACATGCACTCCATCAGCCTTCATTAATTGGATGGGCATAGGTGTAGCcaaaacatctgctgttttAGCGGGGTGTCTGATTTCccaattacgcttgtttagacaaagtcggcccgaataccaaaacaaccttgtagccaatcaggaGTGAGGTGCACAGTATGGACATTAGTCGAGGCTTGGGCTCGTCATTAATTCAATGTCAACAACACTACCACTGGCcccacatttaataaaacatagcAATTAACATACAGATTGTTATGCGTCAGCGATTGCGTCAACCGTTGTTAAGTATGTGTTCTAGAGCAACACGCGCAAATTACCACTAGGTATCACCGTGGAGACTGGTGTCGGAATGTTTTGCATCCTCGACACGATACGGCACGTTTGATTAAACTATTTCATTGTTTGACGAAGCGTCGCTCTGCCCACCACTATTGTAAACAGCcatttttaaaccaaataattTTCAGCGATCTGTGACATCGAAAAACCTCAAACGGCTGTGATTGGTCCGTTTTAGCCTCCGCAGAGAAAAGCAACGTGTATCATATGACAAAACCGTCTATGACGTGCTTCACCGTCCGGCAATTTCATATAAATACTgaatatacattaaaatgaattataaaccAAAAAGTTTTGGAAAAACACCATTATTATGTAAGTCATATATTAACTGTCCAAATATATACTGACTTTGAGCCGCTAAGCCCCGCCCCAACAAGAtcaagtttttgtttaaaagtggatacaattgttcatttaaaagtgtttgGTTGTACTTTTCACAAGCAAAAACGTTTTGAtggtttaatattaatatagatttaattTGCGTTTTAAACACGCATAGTGACTCGCTCCAAACAAGGGCACTTAAAAGCCAGCCTATGTAGGCGGTGCTTGGTAGGCGCCATTTTGACATGGTGGTAATGTTACCAGAAGCTCACTGCAAACGTGCACTATTAAGGGCCCTAGACATCTATTTTACGAAGTGATTTAAAACATGGATTCATCATCGACCAGTTCTAAACTCATCTATAAAAGTAAGTCGTTCGTTTTGCGTAAAATGAATTGTTAACGTGATTATACGATTGTGTtaactgagtgtgtgtgtgtgtagtgccCGATGAGGACATCAAAAAACTGATCCAGCTGCGATCGACCAACTCCGCGCTATTTGATGGGAggaaaaattcttcaaaaacagCCTGGGGGTGCGTTATTGTCCCCATTTAAGTGGCTTTGATCTCCCACAGTTCatagttttattaaaagttttcattttatttatttttcagcgCAATTCTAAGAGAAATGGGGCTTGAGGAAAAGATGACAACTGAACAGGTTGCCAAAAAGTGGGAAAACCTTAAAGCAAGATACAAGGTTGGCTTCATTGCCATTTAATGCTAATGTTGTGTAAGTTAAGTTTCATTTAAAGAACAAAGCTGACATGCAACAGTTTAATATTCTTTCCAATTTATTCCAAGGATGCAAAATATCCTCCCAGTGGTGTGGAGAAGAACCCCACATGCTGGAAATGGTTTAATCTCATGGATGATGCACTGAGTGAGGAATTCGAGGAGAAGATCAACCAGACTTCCTCAATTGTTGTCAGTAATGAAGCACCTCAGCCCAGTAAGAGGTTACGACAGATAAAAGTTGGAGGTGAAATACTGGAATTCTTGGAAGAGGAAGACACTTCAATAAATGTAACACCAGGGACCACACCATTTTCGATTAAGCAGGAAAGGATAAAAGGCAAACCAACTGGTAAAGGGAGTCTGGACATTATGAGGCCGAAACTTCAAAGAGAGAGACAACTTCTGGCGAAAGAACTTGGAGGCCTGGACAGAGAGAAAGCTCTTTTGGAGCGGCAAAGGGCCCTTGCGGATAGAGAAAGAGCTGCGCTACAGAGAGACCGAGCTCAGCTAGAAAAAGACAAAGCTGCGGTCGGAAGAGACAAGGCAACACTGGAACACGACAAAGTCAGACTCGAGAAAGACAGACGAAATTTACACAGGGACAGACTGGCTCTTGAAAGAGACAAAACGTCTCCGGATTTCGCCAATCGTCTAAAAAGAGGTGCAGAGTGTAATGGGTTAGATTGTCCTCATGGCAAGTCCAGAGAAAAATTAACAAGTTTACTTGAAAAAGTGATTGAAAAGATTTGAAGCAAAGAATCAAGGACAATTTAATGCAAACTGCGTAAGGAGTAATGGAATTCTCCTTGAGTTGTTGTCTTTTTGGTCTAAAGATATATTTACCATCTAACCTTTGttagtaaattatttttgtatctcACGctctgtgagtgtttgtgtttgatgaaCTTTGCCACATCTGATGCCAAGAATGGAGTTCAGATACACAGGGACCAAaaagatatgattttttttcaagataAAAGATATTTAGCGTTTTGTTGATTTGCAACTGTCGGTAACTGGAGTGTGACTTCTAGATAACTGAACAGTTCTAATATAACATCTgtatcttatgataccaatgtCTTCAGGTAAAGGATACATTTGGTGctttacaataaatgtaaaacaaacacgaAATTTGCACATTATGCTCATTCATCTCTTTGCAAGAGataatgaaagaatgttcaCCAACGGGTGCAAGTTATGTATGGACCGACAAGCAGCTGTCGAGATTGTAGTAGTtaataaacaaaagaagaagaaaaatgacACTAGACcaacaaaattatatttgatcatttaatccTTATGTGAACCTAAACCTGCATccctttattctgcagaacacaaaagaagatattttgacgaatATTGGGacctaaacaacacaacacaaccccattgacttccattgtatggacacaaaaccaaatgtctcaaaatatcttgttttctgtGCCACAGAACCAAAGGTCATATACTAGTTTTGAACGCAActgagggtgaacaaatgatggtagattttaaatgtgtgtttaagtgaACATGTTTCAGGCAGCTTTTCTCCAGGCCGCTAGGGGTCGCGTCTTTGTTGACCTTCTGTTAGAAACTGGCCAGCGAAAAAAATCGCTGCGTTGCAGAGATACAAACAGTCGTGGAAGAAGTtcaagaaaaaggaaaaaaatatgatattccgttttatttcataatatcGATTTTGGAGATATCGCATCTGTTTCGCCTTTGCCAATGGCGGAGATGCCTCAACATTGTTAGTGTCAACCTATATAATGTCTGCACGCGTGGGAAACTTTCAAACGTGTCTGTTACATTTTTCTCTAAGGCCgtattaagtttatttttaagtttataatcattttaaactCATATTGCGCTAGTTACATGCATCTGCTTTTTGAtgataaatgcatgtttttttttaaactatttaaacatgCTGTAAATGTCTTGCGTGTTAACGATCACACCATAAAACTCTAATTGAAATGAATATTGAACTATTTGTTTCTCATACGTGTTATAGGGTCTTACAAGGACACAGAGACGTTGATCAGATGGCGTATGGCTCATGGATATTTATTCTCAGGCTGGAGAAACACATGCAAAAATGGATGGGAGTATGTATCTAAATTACCCTCCAAATGAAGCATGATTTAACCTTAGCAACGATGGTTTTTGGTTTGTATTTGTAACAAAACCATAGTTATCACACATTTACTATGGTCCCACAATGACCGTAGTTTATCCATGTTATTTGTAGTCAGACTATATTTTATCTTCCTAATGGCTGGAATAaactacaagacttttattaTCTGAACAGGTTTTTtaaaaactagacatcatacacttgcagactttttgaaagtatCATATAGAAACACTAAATTATCAATTCTGCAGACTGGTGCAGACTTTCTGctcaagtccagactgaaaaccTGGGCCAAATGTGAGCGAAAGTCTTGTCGTTTTTTTCAGCCTTAAGGCTAtgctttttgtgttgtttgaggttgttgtggtttTCTATTTTGATCAACTTATTTTCTTAACTTTTTTACTGTAGGCTATTCATAAATGAAACTACATCGGACTTGGGTGGAAATATTACTGCTCAAAGGGCGAAGAAAAAGTGGgaaaatttaaaatgcaaatactCGGTAAGATGAGCTAATGgtgtctgttttatttatgtatagaTATTTATGTTATTGATCTGCCATTATTGTGTTTTCATCTTGATTTGTCAAACATTTGTTGGCTGGAGTATTTGAAAGGCCCTAATCAAGGCAAcaaataatttccttttttccttTGTACATGATCAGCTGCTGTTTAAAGCACTCAAGAATTACTATTGTAGCTTATATTAAGGGATCTGATCGGAGTGAATACATCATCATTGACATGAGTTATGTTTCATTGACTGAGTCGCATTAAGTATGGAATCCAAATAGGCAAACTCTACTAATTATCTTCAGAAAATGCAAAACTAAATTTGGACAACTAGCCCTTAATTTAGGTTTCTATCCATACTTTTCTCTAGGTTTTAAAAGCTCTCGCACAAGACGTCGAAACAGTAAAACCTGACTCCTGGCGATGGTTCAGACTAATGGAAAAGGCTGTTGATGGAGATCCTAGTGAGGTCGACTCTCCACAACCAACCCTGATGAGCAACCTAGCCAACgaatctgaatctgaatgtGCAGCCCAGCCCAGCAAGAAGATGTATCAGGTTGAAATGGGGAGTGATATTCTAGAATTACTGACACATTCTGTAATTGAGGTCAACACTCAAGAAATCGTGCAGGATGCAGTAACCTTATCAGAACCAGTGGAACCTGAGAAATTTAGGCCGGTGGAAAACATTAGGAGTCCTCCAGAGAATCAGGATGAGCTACACATTGAGAGAGCAAAGCTCAAGAAAGAGAGACTGCTTCTAGAGAAGGAACATACAGATCTGGACCGAGAGCGACTGCTTCTCGAGCGAGAGAGATCTGTTGCAGCGAGGGAGAAAGCAGCTTTGGAGAGAGACCGATTACAGCTGGAAAAGGACAGGGCTGCGATTGACAGAGAAAGAGCGTCTCTGGAACAGGACAGAGCGAGACTAGAGCGGGATAGGGCGGCTCTTGAAAGGGACAGAGAGACTTTTACCACCATGAGTTTAGGGTCAAACGGACACGTCCAGCCGGGCTCTCCTCATGTGGAGGATAGGAAGCggttaatatttttgtttgaaaaattaATCGAGAGATTTTGAGATCACGGTCCACAGAGTCATTCTGTGCATTTGGTTCATGGTAAGGTGGtacttgaaatgaaaaaagtacTGCACCTTCAAGCATTTCAAAGTATATTTGTCTTTACGAAGTGGACACTTTTCAGGAGTAGTGCAAAGTGGAAATTGCAGTAGCACCTGCTtcaaaactttaattttgttgaactgttgaacatttttttcacaattcTGGTCAACAGTAAGCTGTTATCTGTAAAGCATTCCATCTGAATGAACTTCAAGTTAAGTTGAACTTCAGTTGTTGTttagaattaaacatttttcttttttgtttttttgttcaacaaaaAATTAATAAAGTGCAGGTTTAAAAGGTGGGGATGTAACgattgaatttttgtttttcaacagCATTAAAAAGTATTAACATTGTTGTTATATAATGATGAATACTATAATAACCATAAAGGAATATTATATATGATAGACTGTGTATGAAAagtactttaaaatattttaatgcagTGCATTTGTAGAAtatatatcttattttgttaGGATTGATAATCTGTTCAAATAATTTTATTGGATTTAACAACATAGCTCATAGGCTGTGACAATGTATTCATAGCTTTGATATATAGTTTGTgacatcaaaatataaaaaaatgaatggtatTGCACATTGTTTAAAGGAGGTAACAATACAATTttggacattttatttatttaatttagttattATTTGGGCAAAATTCGACCAACAAATGGAAAATGTTGAGGTTTCTGAGTAAAAGTATGTTCGTGCTTACAATAAATTATGCTTGTAAATGATTgtaaatatagtttattttaacaatgcaaatgatttaCTGAAACTGCGCACAACATTTTcatatgcatatataaatagtttttacagTAAGGCTTTGGTCAGAATCTATTTCCTCATCCATAAAACCATATTAATCTTAAATATGTAAGACATCGACGTTTTCAATCGTAATGAAATCcgattttgttgaaatatgaGCTATTAATCAAACATTAAACTTCACATTTGAAGTCtcatcacacacaacaacagCTGCATGCACTCACTGTGGCAGAAACGAGTTAGTTCCTGTCAAAAGCTGTCCTAAGCATTTCTCCACATCCcatatatttgcattttttcttttcttattatCAACTCAAGGTCAGTTAAGCGTTGCCAACTGCTGACCATTTCCTATTAATTTAACTAAAAACT
This genomic window contains:
- the zgc:171459 gene encoding uncharacterized protein zgc:171459 is translated as MDSSSTSSKLIYKMPDEDIKKLIQLRSTNSALFDGRKNSSKTAWGAILREMGLEEKMTTEQVAKKWENLKARYKDAKYPPSGVEKNPTCWKWFNLMDDALSEEFEEKINQTSSIVVSNEAPQPSKRLRQIKVGGEILEFLEEEDTSINVTPGTTPFSIKQERIKGKPTGKGSLDIMRPKLQRERQLLAKELGGLDREKALLERQRALADRERAALQRDRAQLEKDKAAVGRDKATLEHDKVRLEKDRRNLHRDRLALERDKTSPDFANRLKRGAECNGLDCPHGKSREKLTSLLEKVIEKI
- the zgc:113426 gene encoding uncharacterized protein zgc:113426, with amino-acid sequence MAEMPQHWSYKDTETLIRWRMAHGYLFSGWRNTCKNGWELFINETTSDLGGNITAQRAKKKWENLKCKYSVLKALAQDVETVKPDSWRWFRLMEKAVDGDPSEVDSPQPTLMSNLANESESECAAQPSKKMYQVEMGSDILELLTHSVIEVNTQEIVQDAVTLSEPVEPEKFRPVENIRSPPENQDELHIERAKLKKERLLLEKEHTDLDRERLLLERERSVAAREKAALERDRLQLEKDRAAIDRERASLEQDRARLERDRAALERDRETFTTMSLGSNGHVQPGSPHVEDRKRLIFLFEKLIERF